Sequence from the Argentina anserina chromosome 7, drPotAnse1.1, whole genome shotgun sequence genome:
TAATATGTATTGCTGTAGCTAATTATAAACGGAGCTGCAAAGGAAATAGGAAGGGCAGCAGTAATTGCAGTGACCAGAGCACGAGGGATGGAGCTGGCCGGTGCAGTGGACTCCTATCTTGTAGGAGAAGATATTGGGAATATATGTGACATGGCGGAGCCTATGGAGATTCCGATAACGAGTGATCTTACTATGGTCTTGGGTTCCATATCGCAGGTGACATCTCAAATGACATCTATGTGTGTAATGTGAGTGCGGTTTTGTTCATTCTGTTAGTATGTTTATCGTGCCATTTATGTCGATTGGCAGTCTAAAGCAACAGCAGTAGTTGTGGATTTCACTGACCCTTCCAAAGTTTATGACAATGTGAAGCAAGTACAGGCCacatgatgaaatttgtagCTTCCATGAGTTTAATTTTGACAGGGATTTATCAAGTACGAAACATTAACAAATCATAATCGTATTTCATCAATATCTTCCTACTAGGCAACAGCATTTGGAATGAGAAGTGTGGTTTATGTGCGAAAAATTAACTTAGATACAGTATCAGCATTATCTGCAATTAGTGAGAAAGCCAGAATGGTGAGCACAGGGTGAGATACTCAACAATCAAGTTTTCATAACAGTGTGAATCACACCTCCTTTGGGTTCCAAATACCAATTTAATCTATGGGGATTGAACCTTAATTCGCTTGCCTGATCATGAGTTCATGCTGTTCACAGGGTTGTCTTGTCGCACCGACTCTGTCTATTGCCTATTGGATCCACACTCCTCCAACAAGCTGCAAGTTCAGCTTCCTTTCACTATAACAATGTAGAAATTGTAGAATCAAGAGCTAATGCAACGGTAAGTTCTGTATCTCTCAATTGCAAATCAGAAAATAGTGGTGCTCTATGCTCAAGGAAGTTTGCAGCAAACATAGTTCAAATCCATAAATATAGCATGAAATGTGTTATCCTATTACAGTAAAATGGGAGTAATTGCAACATTTTGTCAAATTAATGATTTTGAGCTGAAATCAACAGTAGTTTAGTACTCAAAGCTTAAGAATCAGATAATACTATCAGTTGCAAATAATGTTGCTAAATTCTTCTTTCGCAAACAGGATCTTCCATCATCAGATGCAAATCAAATTGCCAACAACCTCTCTAACCTGGGGCAGATGCATAACAGAGAAGACATTTCAACAGATGTTAAGGTAGCTAAAATACAACACTTTGTCTTATTGTAGTGCCTTTTTATACCTTGGAACTCATTCTTGATTTGTCCAATAAGGCAAGGGGTCAAGTTCTGGGTGAAGATGGAGTTCGTGTGCACTGTGCACAGCTTAGTCCTTCCAGGGCTTCCCTCGGCCAGGAGAGGTTTGTATCTGAGATCACTCATCTCTTCTCAATTCATAATTGTTTACTTGAACAATGTACCTATAAGTGaatcaaacaaaaatagaaacaCAAGAAGTTAAAAAAAGCTCTTGCTAGATGTTAATTTGATGAACTAGCATTACTTGTGACAGGTTTACACTCTGAAACATGAGATCACAGATGTGCAAAGCCTCATGCCAGGCCTTATCTTAGCTATCAGAAAGATTGTTGCCATCAAGGTAACAAAAAATATGTGCAACAGTACATTCTCAAAATATCCACGCATACTGCTACAATCAATACTAGCCGACTCTCATCTCAAACTGTTTTCCTTTATTGCAGAGCCTGGTGTATGGCTTGGAGAAGCTTTTGTAAAACATTAAGCTTTCCTTAATCTTGATGTGTACCTTAACCTCCTATATGCCCCCATACAAGATTACAAGGCTCCCAAATGAAAAGTTTAACGGGAGATGGTTTTTTGAATTAGCAgcagagagaaaagaaagaagatttTGTACTAACTTCCTATTGATGTAAAGTATTCAATTATTTAATCATGTATGATCAGTGAAATGTTAAATGAACTGTTATGATCTTCAGTTTTATACTAAGGATGTTGGATGATATCTTAAGTCCATTCCAGACAGCAAGTTCCCATTCGACACTATACAGTGCCACCAAACCATAGGCCAAACAGAACAGATCAGACCTTTTGGCAACCTTTAAGATAAATTTCATTAGCTTCATTCTTAGGAGCAAGACAAACAAGGATATCCCACAGAAGTAAATCCAAACCTAGTTTATCCAATTTCTGGCATCACTTATATAGGAAAGTACTTGTCTTCTGTAAAATAAACTCGCAATCATGTGAACTACTTGAAAAACTAGGGAAAAAATGACACACTTATGCTTTATGTAGAGTTGTTGACAGTAGTTCACATTCTATTTGTTTTAGACTTGTAGCTTACACATATAATACAGAGGATTGGATTTCAAAATTCATGACTCAATCTCATATTTGTTCCGAATGCATCAGAGCAAATAAACATAATGAGTCAAAAAACAGCTTTTTAACAAGGATCCCTGTCTAAGTTCAAAGGTAAAGAAGTTCAAAATTCTTTACAACTCTACATATATGTTTGTACCTTCACATTTTTCGGTGAGAGCTCTAAGCCAGCCTtcgttttttagtttttttttttttcacatgcTTCTGAATTTCTTTGCAAGAGCTCTAGCCCAAGCTCTATCTTTATCACTATAAGCATATCTCATGCTTGAAGCCAACAAGACAAATCCCTGAAGATTTGCATTTCCACTATCATTTGGGTGCAAAACATGCAGCACTGGTTGTACAAGAAGCGAACGAGTCCCCTCGGGTAGCATCTCCCAGAGTCCAGAATCTGAACAATGATCACAACTGTAAAGTAAACAAACTGGCGATTGATAGTTCTAGAATTAATT
This genomic interval carries:
- the LOC126803834 gene encoding LOW QUALITY PROTEIN: dihydrodipicolinate reductase-like protein CRR1, chloroplastic (The sequence of the model RefSeq protein was modified relative to this genomic sequence to represent the inferred CDS: inserted 2 bases in 1 codon; deleted 2 bases in 2 codons), with the translated sequence MAPTEKSHGSSELPVSRSYRNGRARPSIFCSMQPSKSNIKLIINGAAKEIGRAAVIAVTRARGMELAGAVDSYLVGEDIGNICDMAEPMEIPITSDLTMVLGSISQSKATAVVVDFTDPSKVYDNVKQATAFGMRSVVYVRKINLDTVSALSAISEKARMGCLVAPTLSLPIGSTLLQQAASSASFHYNNVEIVESRANATDLPSSDANQIANNLSNLGQMHNREDISTDVKARGQVLGEDGVRCTVHSLVLPGLPSXPGEVYTLKHEITDVQSLMPGLILAIRKIVAIKSLVYGLEKLL